Genomic window (Rosa chinensis cultivar Old Blush chromosome 6, RchiOBHm-V2, whole genome shotgun sequence):
CATACGCTTTGATTCATATTAGGCTGGGGTGTTTATGCATGTGCTTGCAATCTTGCATTCATTTGCCAATAACTCAGAAAATAGCATTTTTGCTCATATCACActaaatgcattttttttttaacctacaTACATGATCGAGGGAAAGACAATTGCATTAGTAATGAGCATTTCCTTGAAAAGAAGGCATGCATCAATCACCATACACTACGTTCTAAAAAATAAGGGGAATAGTCTCAGGATGCCCAATTCTTTTTAGATGTGTTACATTTGAGATGATAAAATTGGTGCCCTAGTGTTCCCCAATATTCAGGTTTCATCTCACACTAGACATTTACCACTATTTGCTTCTTTCCCACTGTGTTTAATCGGCCTCAAAGAAAGGCATGAAAGATATTTACACTCATATGGGGTCCTTAAGCCCTTCCTCAACTTAATCCCTTCAAGTATATGATAGGTAATAATTTGATGGGGGGGGGCAGTTGCGCCCTCAAAGCAAAGCAATCATCCCATTTCTGAATTCTATACCCCTTCACACACTTCCACTGGTTAGCTAGCTAGATCTATTTCAGCGTTTTCACATGGACAAATTATTAAAGCTAAAGGGAAGAAAACATGAAGATAATTACATCAATTACGACACtgcaaaagaaaagaggaaaacgATTTCAAAAACCAGAATACGGTGAATACCTAATACATTCCAAATTCAACATCCCAATACTGTATGCGATATTATACCAACTTCATTCCCCAGGGTTCGAATACCTAATATATTCCAAATTCAACATCACTAGACATCATAATACTGTTTGAGAGATTATACTAACTTCATTCACATGGGTTCAAATACCTAATATATTCCAAATTCAACATCACTAGACATCACAACACTGTTTGAGAGATTATACTACCTTCATTCCCCTGGGTTCAGTCCCCACCTGAAAAACTCAAGCCTCAATCTACGATTATCGGGCCAGTCTCGAGTGCGAAGATCCCACACCGATGACTCAGGACCAACATGAATAGCatcagaatcagaatcagaatcagaagCAGGTTCAGCAGTGCTCATCTTCTTTTGGGAACCGTGAAGCTTCGGGAGTTGGAGCAATTTCATCACCCTTTTCTGATTGGGAGACATCACTGATGTCAAATCGGCTAAATCTTTCCTTGGGTCTTCCTTGGTCAGAGATTTGGTCTTTGCAGATTGGGATTTCAAATCAAACTTCTGAGATTTCACTCCTCCCACAGCCATTTTGCCAGACTTCAGAGATGCCCTCTTTCCACCCATTTTGCCAAAGAGAGATAGAGCCTAGAGAGAGAGACactgttttagggttttgggttgaGCTGCTACTGTAACTATTCTATTTATACCCCTAAAATGTTAGGGTTCATTTGAAACAAAAATTCCCAAATAACCCCTAtgaattgaaaaataaattcaaCATTCTTCTGGACAAATAATATATACAAAAGGCCCAATTTTTAGCTGGGTCTATTACCCAAAAGAGTTGGGACTTCAATTATAAATTGATATGGGGCAAAGCTACAATTAAAATTTACCTGAGCTAAGTTGCAAGTGATTTCTAAAGAAATATTGTAAAAACTTTACTTAACTATAAGGAAACACTCGCAATCTTTGAAATAATTATGTCGCACTTTCTCACTCATTTTACTTtcgttttattcttttcttttagatCATCTTGAAAACACAATTCTGTAAACAAAGGCCAGTGTGACATACTCTAGTCTTGTGAAAACACAATTATGTCCTCACTCATTTTACTTTCATTTATTCTGTTCTTTTAGATCATCTTGAAAACACAATTTTGTAAGAGGTCAGTGTGACATACACACTGACatgattatttttcaaaataaatgaaaatcttaatgataaagaaaaaaaatgaaaatgatattGAAAATCTTAAGGAAATGAACACCTATTAATGTTCTAAGattggagggaaaaaaaatgcaCTAGAGAGTTTTGAAATAAGGATACCGGAAAATGAGATGAAACGTTTTTATAATAAGAATGTCGGGACTGCTGACCTCAAAGTTGGGGGCAGCGAATGTTAGGTCTGCTAACCATGACCAGCCTGCCGGCCGGAGGCACAGGCATGCAAAGCTCAATCCGACAGCGTCATCAATCGTCAATGAAATCATTATTGACCTGCAAATCGAACAGAAACCCAATCAAAACCTTAGATTTCAACTAAAGCCACTAAAAATCCATTCTTTTGACCCTCCCAATTGCACAAGAAACAAAAAAGTTTAAGAGTCCTTCCCAAGAAGAAAGCTTTAATTTTCATTCTATAATCCTAATAAACAAACACTCATGGACACAAAGATTAACAGCAGTGCCGGCATATGTCCTTGAACTAGAATTAAACTTTGTTGATGAAGGAAATCACGACCATTCAATAACAATAGCAGACAGTATAGACAGGAAAATTGAATATCAGCACCATGCAACATGAAACTATAGTGAGAAAAACCTCCGATAATCAAAGATTTTTAAACATAACATTTTAAGGCCAAGGAAAAAAGAAGCTAGCTACAGGCCCAATGATCAAAAGATTTTAAATATAAACTTCAAACGCAGGTGGAAGTGAAAATGTAAGCAAAAAATTTACGAAAATATGAATAAACAGAATAGATCAGCAACTTTTTACGTCTCTATCTACCTTGGGGACCGAGTCAGAGGCATGGAATGAAGCTCTTCAAACTTGTAATTGTGACTTCTTTTTTATATTACAAAATGGGGACAAATTTGCTGTCCAGGGCTCCCTGCTTTCCTGCTCCTTATGATCCTctgaagaacaagaacaagcaaACCCAACAAAACGGATCAGATGTGATATTTTATTGAACCCAGATTCCTGTTCAGGacacaaagaaaatcaaaacgaaAAGATTAGCAGTATAGGTGATACAAAAACACAATATTCCTCTACCTTGAGAGGTGTAAAGCAGGACATGACCGGTAATATCTGAATTCTTCACTCCCTCCACCACTATCGATCTGGGAAGTTAAAACGCCGTTCAGATCTCAAAACAGAGACAAAAATCCTGACCCACACAAGAAGCAGAGGGAAGAAAAAAGTTTGAAATTATGCAAAATTAACAAGGGTgggcaaaaaaataaaaatcctgCGTGAAGGGTTGTAAAAAAAATGGagctcaaaattgaaaaaagactACTGTCACTACACAAACAGCATAACAGAATCCTCTAATTCGATCTCCGCAATTTAATTGACAAGGATTGCCGGCGGTACTTATGATGCAAACTCTACCAACTCTTACGCagaattcttcaaaaaaaaaaaaaaaaaaagataagagCAAACCAAAGAAAGGCCAAACAACAAAAGATAACCAAAACAGGTCGTCAGTAGGGCTTATCAGGGACAGAAGATTTAGAATTGAAAATTCGAATCCTAAGAAAGAAGACCCTCTAAAAAAACCAAAGAAGGCAAATCAAAATTGTTCAGATTTGAAATTCAATTGAAACCAGAGAGCCAACTTCAAATTGAAGCCAACAAAAGATTAACAACAAACAAAGACCATTCTACCATTTGCAGGAAAGGACGGAGAAAGAAGGAATCCTTTGAGTTCTCCACAAAACAGAGTAGTGAGTCTTCCATATTCGTCGATCTGTGAACATCAACCAGGATCAAGCCTCCAACACTGCACTCCCCCATCCAATCTTTTGACCCTCTGAAGAAACAGAGAGATGGACAGAAGGTTGATATTCATGGCAGAAACTTGAGGCGCGGTTCTGGCTGACCAAGgattttccaagaatatttttgCGGTTGTTGTTGCAGAAGACTGAGGACGATAGATGCGGCTATGGTGCCCTGTTCTAGGtcgcagagaaagagagaggcttGGTCTGGGTTAGAGTAAAACAGAGAGAAACGTAGGTTTATGTAAGACGTAAAACAAGAAAAACTACCCCTtttagcaaaaaataaaaaacatgttAATATAATCCTAAGTTACCCAAATGAGATAAAAGACGTGCCGCCAGTATAAAATCATTCATCCAATAGATTACTGTATCCTTGGACAGCGTCGTCCTGCGTCTTTATTTTTACCGAAGATTCTACgtctcaaaaccaaaattgcCAAAAAGAGACAGTAGCCGGAACGCTCTGGAAACAAAGAAGCTGAAATAGTTTTGAAACTTTCAGTGGGTTTGTTCAACCCTTGTTATTATATGCAATTCCATGAGAATTATTGGGCGACGGATTCTAAAATGAGAGACAGAATTGCTAAGAAAAACAGGGCAAACAACTTAACATCACCCCAATCCTCTAATTTGACCACTCTAATCAACCCAAAATTGGCGAAATTAACAAACATGCAAActcgaagaaagaaaaatagcaAACCAAAGAAACCAACAAGCGGGACAAGGATAAATCATCGTTCTACGAGGGGACGTTAAGgccaaaa
Coding sequences:
- the LOC112170215 gene encoding uncharacterized protein LOC112170215 encodes the protein MPLTRSPRSIMISLTIDDAVGLSFACLCLRPAGWSWLADLTFAAPNFEALSLFGKMGGKRASLKSGKMAVGGVKSQKFDLKSQSAKTKSLTKEDPRKDLADLTSVMSPNQKRVMKLLQLPKLHGSQKKMSTAEPASDSDSDSDAIHVGPESSVWDLRTRDWPDNRRLRLEFFRWGLNPGE